In a genomic window of Pseudoglutamicibacter albus:
- a CDS encoding energy-coupling factor ABC transporter ATP-binding protein → MNIVELKNVSFSYTHQQERALDGVNLELAPGKLYGVVGSNAAGKSTLASLMRGLIPYFHSGDLEGEVFLWGRALEEWSPAELSRRIGYVFQNPFTQISGVRETVFEEIAFGLENLGLTREEIVDRVLQVAERMDLLPLLEKDPNGLSGGQRQKVAFAAVIAMDADFIVIDEPTSQLDPESSEEVFRIIAQLKERGKTLVLVEHKVDLLAEYADELIVIDKGRVTAAGPAREVFASQQLVDADVPRPEVTQLAFALREAGVAVDPLPITCAQALEAFAFVGGGTATGSTVAGGGVVNGTALGNNTSVDGGLKGEGGN, encoded by the coding sequence GTGAACATTGTTGAGCTGAAGAACGTTTCGTTTTCGTACACGCATCAGCAGGAGCGCGCGCTGGATGGCGTGAACCTTGAGCTGGCCCCTGGGAAGCTGTATGGCGTGGTGGGCAGCAACGCCGCAGGTAAGTCCACGCTGGCTTCCCTGATGCGTGGTTTGATCCCGTACTTCCACTCGGGTGATCTGGAAGGTGAGGTCTTCTTGTGGGGCCGCGCGCTTGAAGAGTGGTCGCCTGCAGAGTTGTCTCGCCGGATCGGTTATGTGTTCCAGAACCCGTTCACGCAGATCTCCGGTGTGCGTGAGACGGTGTTTGAGGAGATCGCTTTCGGTTTGGAGAACCTGGGGCTCACGCGCGAAGAGATCGTTGATCGCGTGCTGCAGGTCGCTGAGCGGATGGACCTGCTCCCGTTGCTGGAGAAGGATCCTAACGGTTTGTCGGGTGGTCAGCGTCAGAAGGTCGCGTTCGCTGCGGTGATTGCGATGGACGCTGACTTCATTGTGATCGATGAGCCGACCTCGCAGCTTGACCCGGAATCCTCGGAAGAGGTTTTCCGGATCATCGCCCAGTTGAAGGAGCGGGGTAAGACGCTGGTTCTGGTTGAACACAAAGTGGACTTGCTCGCCGAATACGCTGATGAGCTGATCGTGATCGATAAGGGCCGTGTCACGGCCGCTGGTCCTGCGCGTGAAGTGTTTGCTTCGCAACAGCTGGTCGATGCGGATGTTCCGCGCCCGGAGGTCACGCAGCTTGCGTTCGCGTTGCGTGAGGCCGGTGTTGCTGTTGATCCGTTGCCGATCACGTGCGCGCAGGCGCTGGAGGCGTTCGCTTTCGTTGGTGGCGGCACAGCTACTGGTAGCACGGTTGCTGGCGGTGGCGTTGTGAACGGCACCGCGCTGGGTAACAACACGTCTGTTGATGGTGGTTTGAAGGGTGAAGGTGGCAACTGA
- a CDS encoding PKD domain-containing protein, translating into MALEGFKTQEQEEINNVSGSSAPGAPSHAPAAAPKFFGKRLLWDPACTPGALDRSGAVTGSTKVAGSDLHVAEMVDSKARNAAKTQACTRRAVDECGQRDDLLYTTNTATTQLACRAKNKPSKNDAPAQQAPLTITEIRTLIETETKRIHIHPGAVTTDAIKPNTLTTAWTNFYLTKNNKTGNSSGAVDGVVRETIEVLDENVTVELTPVKYRWKYGDGEARTSRTAGKMLPTRADVWEKETPTSHMYQKRGTYRVEATVTYTGKYSLDNGETWDTIPGTLETQATPLDIRVWSMRSVNVSGPCQPGNSSNDPTCKIQDFTIFKPRQTR; encoded by the coding sequence GTGGCCTTAGAAGGATTCAAAACTCAAGAACAAGAGGAAATCAACAACGTCAGCGGTTCATCCGCGCCGGGGGCGCCCTCTCATGCGCCGGCGGCTGCTCCTAAGTTTTTTGGGAAGCGTTTGTTGTGGGATCCAGCTTGTACCCCGGGCGCGTTGGATCGCTCCGGCGCGGTGACCGGTTCCACCAAGGTTGCAGGTAGTGACCTGCACGTGGCTGAGATGGTGGACTCTAAAGCTCGTAACGCGGCTAAAACCCAAGCCTGCACCCGACGGGCTGTGGATGAGTGCGGTCAACGTGACGACCTGCTCTACACCACCAACACCGCCACCACACAACTCGCCTGCCGCGCCAAGAACAAACCATCTAAGAACGATGCCCCGGCTCAGCAGGCCCCGCTGACCATCACCGAAATCCGGACCCTGATCGAGACCGAAACCAAACGCATCCACATCCACCCTGGAGCAGTCACCACGGATGCGATCAAACCCAACACCCTCACCACCGCCTGGACCAACTTCTACCTCACCAAAAACAACAAAACCGGCAACAGCTCTGGTGCTGTTGATGGTGTGGTGCGAGAAACCATCGAAGTCCTCGATGAAAACGTCACAGTGGAACTCACACCTGTGAAGTATCGGTGGAAATACGGCGACGGCGAAGCCCGCACTTCCAGAACCGCAGGAAAGATGCTGCCCACACGTGCGGATGTGTGGGAGAAAGAAACCCCGACCTCCCACATGTACCAGAAACGAGGAACCTACCGGGTGGAAGCCACCGTCACCTACACCGGGAAATACTCCCTGGATAACGGTGAAACCTGGGACACCATCCCAGGCACCTTAGAAACCCAAGCCACACCCCTAGACATACGGGTGTGGAGCATGCGGTCCGTCAATGTCTCTGGTCCCTGCCAACCAGGCAACTCGAGCAACGATCCGACCTGCAAAATACAAGACTTCACCATCTTCAAACCCCGCCAAACACGCTAA
- a CDS encoding type II toxin-antitoxin system VapB family antitoxin, producing the protein MIFKAVGSSRPYPDHGYNTSRDWAGVSPRQVRLADLITTKDTLDLTQLLSEDSTFFGDLFPHVIKYRGEMYLEDGLHRALRTALYRREVMHARVLDLDALNSGGAQTRRHGA; encoded by the coding sequence ATGATTTTCAAGGCTGTCGGCAGTTCTCGTCCCTATCCAGATCACGGGTACAACACGTCCCGTGACTGGGCAGGCGTGTCTCCGCGGCAGGTTCGCTTGGCGGACCTGATCACAACCAAAGACACGCTGGACCTCACCCAGTTGCTGAGTGAGGACTCGACGTTCTTCGGGGACCTCTTCCCGCACGTCATCAAATACAGAGGTGAAATGTACCTCGAGGATGGCCTGCATCGTGCGCTACGCACGGCGCTGTATCGCCGCGAAGTCATGCACGCTCGTGTACTGGACCTGGATGCCTTGAATTCTGGTGGTGCCCAGACGAGGAGGCACGGCGCATGA
- a CDS encoding DUF6318 family protein gives MTNLKRSAIATALTLALVSGLAACGSSDDATPADAASSVSPSVSPSDKEAKDENVSGSGKESASAKPSASPSPEGPYKPATSKHRAQNVPPPGPLPKVAREDSKAGQIAFVEHWLKELNYAWEVGSFRKEFWDITSRKCEYCQAANRVFERMKKDNAWAVGGKIRYENIQAPNKKLDSGKFFVTFIAHEGKRSYFRPGKSTAVETTPANSTKNGTFILERKANGWEARGVYGAER, from the coding sequence ATGACAAATCTAAAACGAAGCGCTATCGCCACAGCCCTGACGCTCGCGCTTGTTTCCGGGCTAGCCGCCTGCGGATCCAGCGACGATGCGACGCCCGCCGACGCGGCAAGTTCAGTCTCGCCGTCTGTCAGCCCGAGCGATAAGGAAGCGAAAGACGAAAACGTTTCCGGTAGCGGCAAAGAATCTGCGAGTGCGAAGCCTTCCGCGAGCCCGTCACCAGAGGGGCCATATAAACCTGCAACCTCTAAACATAGAGCTCAGAACGTGCCGCCTCCTGGCCCGCTACCCAAAGTGGCGAGAGAAGACAGCAAGGCTGGACAAATTGCCTTCGTTGAGCATTGGCTGAAAGAGCTCAACTATGCGTGGGAAGTCGGCTCGTTCCGTAAAGAGTTCTGGGACATTACCTCACGTAAGTGTGAATACTGCCAGGCCGCTAACAGGGTGTTCGAACGCATGAAGAAAGACAATGCATGGGCTGTCGGCGGGAAGATTCGTTATGAAAATATCCAAGCGCCAAATAAGAAGCTCGACAGTGGGAAGTTTTTTGTTACGTTCATCGCGCACGAAGGGAAACGGTCCTATTTCAGGCCGGGGAAGTCGACAGCTGTAGAAACGACACCTGCCAATTCAACTAAGAACGGAACGTTCATATTGGAACGTAAAGCTAACGGCTGGGAAGCACGAGGAGTCTACGGTGCCGAGCGTTAA
- a CDS encoding IS1249 family transposase yields the protein MPKNRPRCHCGGDMKRNGTTTQGRTRWRCKLCGASSTKTRTDITKAAVFKQFIAHCTSTRSLKDTAQQAGVSPSTLKRRFSWCWLVEVPDPMIKHAGTIYDQIFIDGTYTGAGCLIVAATFDHVLAWHWCKRETSLDYQRLLQRIPAPVIAVIDGGQGAASAIKKCWPATVIQRCLVHAQRVVRRYTTSHPRTDAGKAIYQLARNLTRITTLDEAATWARQLHEYGTFYRRWLNQKTFTTDPITQQRHWAWTHPNTRKAYNSLLHLWRNNLLFTYLNPPTELQHRHRIKSTTNSLEGAINAELKLLTRTHRGRTGEHQRKMLEWWLYQKTELPDDPTEIARQSNWGQNQLAKVPALTHNKNQADHQTGRPALYDNAIDTTYTHSIGIQKGHI from the coding sequence ATGCCGAAGAACAGACCACGATGCCACTGCGGTGGCGATATGAAACGCAATGGCACCACCACACAAGGTAGGACAAGGTGGCGGTGCAAACTCTGCGGAGCCTCAAGCACCAAAACCCGGACTGACATCACCAAAGCAGCAGTGTTCAAGCAGTTCATCGCTCACTGCACCTCGACCCGTAGCTTGAAAGACACCGCACAACAGGCCGGGGTGAGCCCTTCGACGTTGAAGCGACGGTTTAGCTGGTGCTGGCTGGTTGAAGTACCCGACCCGATGATCAAACACGCCGGGACGATCTATGACCAGATCTTTATCGATGGAACCTACACCGGTGCCGGGTGTCTTATCGTGGCAGCCACCTTCGATCATGTCCTGGCCTGGCACTGGTGCAAGCGTGAAACCAGCCTGGACTACCAACGACTACTTCAACGTATCCCCGCACCAGTGATCGCTGTCATCGATGGAGGACAAGGAGCCGCCAGCGCTATCAAGAAATGCTGGCCTGCCACCGTGATCCAACGCTGCCTGGTGCATGCACAACGAGTTGTACGACGCTACACCACCTCACACCCGCGTACCGATGCGGGCAAAGCGATCTATCAACTAGCACGGAACCTGACCCGGATCACCACCCTGGATGAAGCAGCCACCTGGGCGAGGCAACTCCATGAATACGGCACCTTCTACCGGAGATGGCTCAACCAGAAAACCTTCACCACAGACCCAATCACCCAACAACGCCACTGGGCCTGGACACACCCGAACACCCGTAAGGCCTACAACAGCCTGCTACACCTATGGCGTAACAACCTCCTGTTCACCTACCTCAACCCACCGACCGAACTACAGCACCGGCACCGCATCAAATCCACCACCAACAGCCTTGAAGGCGCGATCAACGCCGAACTGAAACTGCTCACCCGCACCCACCGCGGCAGAACCGGAGAACACCAACGAAAAATGCTGGAATGGTGGCTCTACCAGAAAACAGAACTGCCTGACGATCCAACAGAAATCGCCAGGCAGTCCAACTGGGGCCAAAACCAACTCGCCAAAGTACCAGCCCTGACCCACAACAAGAACCAAGCCGACCACCAAACAGGACGACCAGCCCTCTACGACAACGCTATCGACACCACCTACACACACTCAATCGGCATCCAAAAAGGCCACATCTAA
- a CDS encoding DNA polymerase III subunit gamma and tau, with translation MSTALYRRFRPDTFEDVIGQDHVTKPLQVALDKNRVNHAYLFSGPRGCGKTTSARILARCLNCENGPTSHPCGECPSCRDLATGGSGSLDVIEIDAASHGGVDDARELRERASFAPARDRYKIFIIDEAHMVTSAGFNALLKIVEEPPEHIKFIFATTEPEKVIGTIRSRTHHYPFRLIPPEPMTEYVQHLADVEHVAIAPGVVPLVVRAGGGSARDTLSVLDQLMAGSGDDGISYDLAVALLGFTHGELLDDVVDALAAHDSASVFAAVDRVIQSGQDPRRFVEDLLERFRDLILVRAVPENASDVLHGVPEDQIQRMATQASGLGPAELSRWGDITNAALTEMTGATSPRLHLELLCARLLLPSTDDTERGLAARMDRVERHLSFSGGPMEAGSASPAPAPDKKTTQSDAQAGPSSPAPATAPNDAAPAAGRGAAAARAALRDSAPAAPQPSQNPEPRQMQEPAAPAAQATPAAPRPAAPAPASAEPAQKPAPTEETEPAAPAPESAPEPAQAPEATPEPTPAQAPAREPEAAPTPEPAATPAPASASEPAYTPEPAPETPPATEPEPAQQPERPAAGSEGSVEMFRRAWPQILENVKQNRRFVWSILQQDVSVAGYDGKTLTLGFSNPGPMNAFRNRADAAETLKASISAVIGVTPDIDVAEGGDAGPKADGRNNLPAAEEPQHHEAPHEEPAYGEAQYANAPRHDDPSYEEPPYEESPRHDKELADAPKPQPEPPATPAPEPPTAPTPAASSPAAAPAAPTPSSAPAPSAAPAAPAPPAVAPPQPAAPAAPTKPSSVAPSAPAPAPPTPPSGGKLSRYQQLLAQSKNNSQAPAPGWGAPPPQAPAPVEEHNFVPSEDDEQLENSVSFGRAAFENILNAKLIEETDLEGNPLPHRR, from the coding sequence GTGAGCACAGCGCTATACCGCCGGTTTAGACCCGACACGTTCGAAGACGTCATCGGGCAAGATCACGTGACCAAACCGCTCCAAGTGGCTTTGGATAAGAACCGTGTCAACCACGCGTACCTGTTCTCTGGGCCCCGCGGCTGCGGTAAGACGACCTCGGCACGCATCCTCGCCCGTTGCCTCAACTGCGAGAACGGCCCCACCTCGCATCCATGTGGCGAATGCCCGTCCTGCCGCGATCTTGCGACGGGCGGCTCGGGCTCCCTTGACGTAATCGAAATCGACGCCGCCTCCCACGGCGGTGTGGATGACGCCCGCGAGCTACGCGAGCGTGCATCCTTCGCTCCTGCACGCGACCGCTACAAGATCTTCATCATCGATGAAGCCCACATGGTGACCTCGGCCGGCTTCAACGCGTTGCTGAAAATCGTGGAAGAGCCGCCGGAGCACATCAAGTTCATTTTCGCGACAACCGAACCTGAGAAGGTCATTGGCACCATCCGTTCGCGCACCCACCACTACCCTTTCCGGCTCATCCCGCCGGAACCCATGACTGAATATGTGCAGCATCTTGCTGATGTTGAGCATGTAGCGATCGCACCCGGGGTAGTGCCTCTCGTGGTGCGTGCCGGCGGCGGTTCCGCCCGCGACACACTCTCCGTCCTCGATCAGCTCATGGCCGGCTCCGGTGATGACGGCATCTCATACGACCTCGCTGTCGCACTGTTGGGTTTCACCCACGGTGAGCTTCTGGACGATGTGGTGGATGCGTTGGCCGCGCACGATTCCGCTTCCGTGTTCGCGGCCGTGGACCGCGTGATCCAGTCTGGCCAGGACCCTCGCCGTTTTGTTGAGGACCTTCTGGAACGCTTCCGCGACCTCATTCTGGTGCGCGCCGTCCCCGAGAACGCCTCCGATGTTCTGCACGGCGTGCCCGAAGACCAGATCCAGCGGATGGCAACCCAAGCCTCCGGCCTAGGCCCGGCAGAGCTGTCTCGGTGGGGCGACATCACCAACGCCGCGCTCACCGAAATGACCGGCGCAACAAGCCCTCGCCTGCATCTTGAGCTCCTGTGCGCACGCCTATTGTTGCCGTCCACCGATGACACCGAGCGTGGCCTCGCCGCCCGCATGGACCGTGTGGAACGCCACTTGAGCTTCAGCGGCGGCCCCATGGAAGCTGGCAGCGCCTCCCCTGCACCCGCACCAGATAAGAAAACCACACAGTCCGATGCGCAAGCCGGCCCATCTTCACCGGCACCCGCAACGGCACCCAATGATGCGGCACCGGCTGCGGGACGTGGTGCTGCCGCCGCGCGCGCCGCACTGCGGGACTCGGCTCCGGCCGCGCCTCAGCCATCACAAAATCCTGAGCCTCGCCAGATGCAAGAGCCAGCGGCACCGGCTGCACAGGCTACACCGGCTGCACCCCGCCCAGCCGCACCCGCGCCAGCTTCGGCTGAACCTGCGCAGAAACCTGCGCCTACAGAGGAAACAGAACCAGCCGCACCAGCACCGGAATCGGCACCCGAGCCTGCGCAGGCACCTGAAGCAACGCCGGAGCCCACGCCCGCACAAGCCCCGGCACGCGAACCGGAAGCTGCGCCTACTCCCGAACCTGCTGCCACGCCGGCACCTGCCTCTGCCTCCGAGCCCGCTTATACTCCTGAACCTGCTCCGGAGACTCCACCGGCAACCGAGCCTGAACCTGCACAGCAACCCGAACGGCCCGCGGCAGGTTCCGAGGGTTCCGTTGAGATGTTCCGCAGGGCGTGGCCGCAGATCCTCGAGAACGTCAAACAGAACCGCAGGTTCGTGTGGTCGATCCTGCAGCAAGACGTCTCGGTCGCCGGCTATGACGGGAAGACTCTCACCCTCGGGTTCAGCAATCCTGGCCCGATGAACGCGTTCCGCAACCGTGCCGATGCCGCCGAAACACTCAAGGCTTCCATCAGTGCAGTGATAGGAGTGACACCGGACATCGACGTCGCTGAAGGCGGCGATGCCGGCCCAAAAGCTGACGGCCGGAACAACCTTCCGGCCGCGGAAGAACCACAGCACCACGAAGCACCGCACGAAGAGCCGGCCTACGGAGAAGCACAGTACGCGAACGCACCACGGCACGACGACCCGTCCTACGAAGAGCCGCCCTACGAAGAGTCGCCGCGGCACGATAAGGAGCTGGCCGATGCGCCGAAGCCTCAGCCAGAACCTCCGGCTACTCCCGCTCCAGAGCCACCCACCGCTCCCACGCCGGCTGCCTCATCACCTGCGGCGGCGCCCGCTGCGCCAACACCATCATCCGCGCCTGCACCATCGGCGGCGCCAGCGGCACCGGCTCCGCCTGCCGTAGCGCCACCACAACCGGCAGCGCCTGCGGCCCCAACAAAACCATCGTCTGTTGCCCCATCAGCACCTGCGCCTGCGCCCCCAACGCCGCCATCGGGCGGGAAGCTCAGTCGCTATCAACAGTTGCTCGCGCAAAGCAAGAACAACAGCCAGGCTCCAGCTCCAGGCTGGGGTGCCCCACCGCCGCAAGCGCCGGCGCCCGTTGAAGAGCATAACTTTGTTCCGAGCGAGGATGATGAACAGCTCGAGAACTCGGTCTCGTTCGGGCGTGCCGCGTTCGAGAACATCCTCAACGCGAAGCTCATCGAAGAAACAGACCTCGAAGGCAATCCGCTACCCCACCGTCGCTGA
- a CDS encoding MFS transporter has protein sequence MPNAAVRANRTRVAFATLVGTTVEWYDFFIYANAVALVFAHQFFAPLGDTGAQLVAFASVGLSFLFRPLGAFLAGHYGDKLGRRKMLVITLLLMGGATTAIGLIPTYAAIGVTAPLLLLAMRILQGISAGGEWGGAVLMAVEHAGRERRGLAGAVPQLGVPLGMLLASGTMALMTGVIAPTEEAFNSWGWRVPFLLSFLLVFLGYWVRRSVDESPVFQEIAERKEQIHMPLVQLFKKYWYLVVLGALVFAGNNASGYMTTGGFITNYTTKSLGMNPTDVLLAVTAGSFFWFVFTLLSGFMADAIGRVRTYQIGFIILGISVFLVFPMISTKSLGMLYLALLLFSVGLGLTYGPQSALYSEMFPASVRFSGVSVSYAIGAIIGGAFSPMIAKAIFDATGSTEMISLYLLIFVVIALVAVSLIRDRKGIDLSISNEAEQAHGALVFHK, from the coding sequence ATGCCTAACGCCGCAGTACGCGCCAATCGGACTCGTGTTGCTTTTGCGACGCTCGTGGGAACCACTGTTGAGTGGTATGACTTCTTTATTTATGCCAACGCTGTTGCGCTCGTGTTCGCGCACCAGTTCTTTGCCCCGCTAGGCGATACGGGTGCGCAGCTGGTTGCTTTCGCATCGGTCGGTTTGTCTTTCTTGTTCCGGCCGCTTGGTGCGTTCCTTGCTGGCCACTATGGCGATAAGCTGGGGCGGCGCAAGATGCTCGTGATCACGTTGCTGTTGATGGGTGGCGCGACCACGGCGATCGGTTTGATCCCAACCTATGCCGCGATCGGTGTCACGGCTCCGCTGCTGCTGTTGGCGATGCGCATTCTGCAGGGTATTTCCGCAGGTGGTGAATGGGGCGGCGCCGTCCTGATGGCGGTCGAACACGCTGGCCGTGAACGTCGCGGTCTTGCAGGTGCAGTCCCGCAGCTGGGTGTCCCGCTGGGTATGTTGCTGGCTTCGGGCACGATGGCGCTCATGACGGGCGTGATCGCCCCGACTGAAGAGGCGTTCAACTCGTGGGGTTGGCGTGTCCCGTTCCTGCTGTCCTTCCTGTTGGTGTTCTTGGGCTACTGGGTCCGCCGTTCGGTTGATGAGTCGCCTGTGTTCCAGGAGATCGCTGAACGTAAGGAGCAGATCCACATGCCGTTGGTTCAGTTGTTCAAGAAGTACTGGTACCTCGTGGTTTTGGGTGCGCTCGTGTTCGCGGGTAACAACGCCTCCGGCTACATGACTACTGGCGGGTTCATCACCAACTACACAACCAAGTCGCTGGGCATGAACCCTACGGATGTGCTACTCGCGGTGACGGCGGGTTCGTTCTTCTGGTTCGTGTTCACGCTCCTTTCGGGTTTTATGGCTGACGCGATCGGGCGTGTGCGCACCTACCAGATCGGGTTCATCATTCTGGGTATCTCTGTGTTCTTGGTGTTCCCGATGATTTCGACGAAGTCGCTGGGGATGCTCTACCTCGCGCTGTTGCTGTTCTCGGTTGGTTTGGGCCTCACGTATGGCCCGCAGTCGGCCCTGTATTCGGAGATGTTCCCGGCTTCGGTCCGGTTCTCGGGTGTCTCGGTTTCGTACGCGATCGGTGCGATCATCGGTGGCGCGTTCTCCCCGATGATCGCGAAGGCGATCTTCGATGCGACCGGCTCCACGGAAATGATTTCGCTGTACCTGTTGATCTTTGTGGTGATCGCTTTGGTTGCGGTCTCGTTGATCCGTGATCGTAAGGGTATTGACCTCTCGATTAGCAACGAGGCCGAGCAGGCTCACGGTGCTCTGGTTTTCCATAAATAG
- a CDS encoding LytR C-terminal domain-containing protein, with protein sequence MSVKNSDSMPASTPPEDHDAETRNTDEHSTGERNIGEDRVVASEPLPLLITEQDQVVAKRARAWVMAGLIALSVAGATLGYVWWQRGTWSPDFRAPNPAVVCPVWSLTPAEPREVTLNVFNASQREGIATDAANHLRERGFDVKTVRNATLDPETAESVAMIYAGPEDTGKALAVQKQIPGSQVVLQPDRTNGILDLALGVKYKGVASVEKIRHGNGMLNCTKPWFER encoded by the coding sequence ATGAGCGTCAAGAACTCTGACTCGATGCCCGCCTCCACACCGCCAGAAGATCACGACGCAGAAACCCGCAACACAGACGAGCACAGCACGGGCGAGCGCAACATCGGCGAGGACCGGGTGGTGGCTTCTGAACCGTTGCCGCTGTTGATCACGGAACAAGACCAGGTGGTAGCTAAACGGGCGCGCGCCTGGGTTATGGCTGGCCTGATTGCGCTCAGTGTTGCCGGTGCCACGTTGGGGTATGTGTGGTGGCAACGTGGAACGTGGTCACCGGATTTCCGTGCACCGAACCCCGCGGTTGTGTGCCCGGTATGGTCTCTGACGCCAGCGGAGCCACGTGAGGTCACGTTGAATGTTTTCAACGCTTCACAGCGCGAAGGCATCGCGACCGATGCGGCGAATCACCTGCGTGAGCGCGGCTTTGACGTCAAGACGGTCCGTAACGCGACGCTGGATCCCGAAACCGCGGAGTCCGTCGCGATGATTTATGCAGGCCCGGAAGATACCGGGAAGGCCCTGGCCGTGCAGAAGCAGATCCCGGGATCCCAGGTCGTGTTACAGCCGGACCGGACTAACGGGATTCTGGATCTCGCGTTGGGTGTCAAATACAAGGGTGTTGCCTCGGTCGAGAAGATCCGTCACGGCAACGGGATGCTCAACTGCACCAAGCCGTGGTTCGAACGCTGA
- a CDS encoding CsbD family protein: MSLGDKLENAKDKVVGAAKDKLGDLRDDKGQQAEGKAQNAKGKAGDAAEDVKDNLK; encoded by the coding sequence ATGAGCTTGGGAGACAAGTTGGAAAACGCTAAGGACAAGGTAGTCGGCGCCGCTAAGGATAAGCTTGGCGATCTGCGCGATGACAAGGGCCAGCAGGCTGAAGGCAAGGCCCAGAACGCTAAGGGCAAGGCCGGCGACGCTGCAGAGGACGTCAAGGACAACCTCAAGTAA
- a CDS encoding ECF transporter S component — MPAMQKFAAHGSKYGQLTLFMVPLGIAINFIAGQIVLLLKLPVYMDAIGTILVGAVCGPLPGALVGLLTNLINAITLPTLVPYAIVSVLIGLVAGWLSRVGWFRNVFHVTFAAFIFALIGGFIGSLITIWVFGGLSASGVGWVTGILRSLGVGETAAVFLASMPLDFIDKVPSAFIAWLIILRMPTRVLVKLPLGDRYLKPQKTHDALADEQKHPGELTLGR; from the coding sequence ATGCCCGCTATGCAAAAGTTCGCTGCACATGGCAGCAAGTATGGGCAGCTGACGCTGTTCATGGTCCCGTTGGGGATCGCGATCAACTTCATTGCTGGGCAGATTGTTCTTCTGCTCAAGCTGCCTGTGTATATGGATGCGATTGGAACCATCCTGGTGGGTGCGGTGTGTGGCCCGCTGCCGGGTGCCTTGGTTGGTTTGCTGACCAACCTGATCAATGCGATCACGTTGCCGACGCTGGTGCCGTACGCGATCGTTTCGGTGCTGATCGGTTTGGTCGCCGGTTGGCTTTCCCGTGTCGGCTGGTTCCGTAACGTGTTTCATGTGACGTTCGCTGCGTTCATTTTCGCGCTCATCGGTGGTTTCATCGGTTCGCTCATCACCATCTGGGTTTTCGGTGGCTTGTCCGCCTCCGGTGTTGGCTGGGTGACCGGTATTCTCCGATCGCTTGGCGTGGGTGAAACCGCGGCTGTGTTCTTGGCCTCGATGCCGCTGGACTTCATCGACAAGGTCCCGTCTGCGTTCATCGCGTGGCTGATTATTCTGCGGATGCCTACCCGTGTGCTGGTCAAGCTGCCGCTGGGAGACAGGTATTTGAAGCCGCAAAAGACTCACGATGCGCTGGCTGATGAACAGAAGCATCCGGGCGAATTGACGTTGGGTCGGTGA
- a CDS encoding energy-coupling factor transporter transmembrane component T, with product MAQKAQTQVAQIEDLRAYYVDRYSQPYRLGNPIRDLNPLVLFVFLLAIAIASVALPWPVLAPTIGCVVFVVIAILAGRAKQFIPLYLKLFLGVGSVLFILRVFLIAPEEDATVYWSWGDNLALSSTSIAAAARFTLVVMSLCGALALFFQLVPAKNLMLALQGVGLSSRSTYVVLSSFQSITDLQKMSKVVVDAQKARGIEMEGGFFRRVAAFFPIITPVFLAAIGQTEERALALDARAFNVPEKPSQLSFLPKVGVGQWLLVLVSLVIAVGSIVLAVVL from the coding sequence ATGGCTCAGAAAGCTCAGACTCAAGTCGCGCAGATCGAGGATCTGCGTGCCTACTATGTGGATCGCTATTCCCAGCCGTACCGGCTAGGGAACCCGATCCGGGACTTGAACCCGCTGGTTCTGTTCGTGTTCCTGTTGGCGATTGCGATTGCTTCAGTCGCGTTGCCGTGGCCTGTTCTGGCGCCCACCATCGGCTGTGTTGTGTTCGTGGTGATCGCGATTCTTGCTGGCCGCGCTAAACAGTTCATCCCTCTGTATCTCAAGTTGTTCCTCGGAGTGGGGTCGGTCCTGTTTATCCTGCGTGTGTTCTTGATCGCGCCGGAAGAAGACGCGACCGTCTATTGGAGCTGGGGCGATAACCTGGCGCTGTCTAGCACCTCGATCGCTGCGGCCGCCCGCTTCACGCTCGTCGTGATGTCTTTGTGCGGCGCTTTGGCGTTGTTCTTCCAGCTGGTCCCAGCTAAGAACCTGATGCTCGCGTTGCAGGGCGTTGGGTTGTCTTCCCGCTCGACCTACGTTGTGCTCTCTTCCTTCCAGTCGATCACTGATCTTCAGAAGATGTCGAAGGTTGTGGTGGATGCGCAGAAGGCTCGCGGTATTGAGATGGAGGGCGGTTTCTTCCGCCGCGTTGCAGCGTTCTTCCCGATCATCACCCCGGTGTTCCTCGCGGCGATCGGTCAGACCGAGGAACGTGCGCTCGCTTTGGATGCGCGTGCGTTCAACGTTCCAGAGAAACCTTCACAGTTGTCGTTCCTGCCTAAAGTTGGCGTGGGACAGTGGCTACTGGTTTTGGTCTCGTTGGTGATTGCTGTGGGCTCCATCGTCCTGGCCGTGGTCCTGTAG